Proteins encoded by one window of Elaeis guineensis isolate ETL-2024a chromosome 12, EG11, whole genome shotgun sequence:
- the LOC105055574 gene encoding P-loop NTPase domain-containing protein LPA1, producing the protein MAEVPKLLYIVVVDEAERTGDERESLSFRYTRPVLQSTLQLMGCKARHAFKISRRVFEVMRSEHITKSDALESSSSKENEHHQAGCSSQEEVSSHSIQEAVDTSSTMPFELYKRLTTVVVTRENFLNVVCDALSMYKYVGPNQRADLLLACRIRERKESVTVLLCGTSGCGKSTLSALLGSRLGVTTVISTDSIRHMMRSFVDEKQNPLLWASTYHAGECLDPVAVAEAKAKRKAKKHDVVSHPMVKEELSDFTLNEKSDGRSTDPVSGTELIGKKQMAIEGFKAQSEMVIESLDRLITAWEERKESVVVEGVHLSLNFVMGLMKKHPSIIPFMIYITNEDKHMERFAVRAKYMTLDPAKNKYVKYIRNIRKIQEYLCNRADKHLVPKINNTNVDRSVAAIHATVFGCLRRREAGEQLYDPTTNTVSVIHEEHRNQCAANSLSSKGMFQLIQRKGSFRHLMALVNTDGSVAKAWPVESVGHGKATSGKGIEKFVGNPMYGPLQIGKAEPVNLQFGNFGISAWPSDTGGTSHTGSIDDSRADGTDTGSRYYSSCCSSPKMSDGPAKELKEEQSVSGSEEEADDPPDVDSDEDLSDNKEIHEEMEGSVDENSTKSDEEYDDLAMRDGLENGYWSDDDEGPNNERKLADEKKRTVDSSGMKEKYQHNLDLFLKISEHATEPPYSYSLLSEKSSDMKMRKRSLSDSLRFQGRTQSISAVGESGSMYRGPVLSVAPQR; encoded by the exons ATGGCGGAGGTGCCGAAGCTGCTGTACATTGTGGTGGTGGACGAGGCAGAGAGGACAGGGGATGAGAGGGAGAGCTTGTCGTTCCGGTACACGCGGCCGGTGCTGCAGAGCACGCTTCAGCTCATGGGATGTAAGGCGCGCCACGCCTTCAAG ATTAGCCGGAGAGTATTTGAAGTGATGAGGAGTGAACACATAACAAAATCTGACGCCTTGGAAAGCTCATCTAGCAAAGAAAATGAACATCACCAAGCTGGTTGCTCGAGTCAGGAGGAAGTCAGCAGCCACTCGATTCAAGAAGCTGTAGATACAAGTAGCACGATGCCATTTGAGTTGTACAAAAGACTAACAACTGTTGTTGTTACAAGAGAGAACTTTCTAAACGTTGTTTGTGATGCACTGTCCATGTATAAGTATGTTGGTCCCAATCAAAGAGCAGACTTACTCCTAGCATGCAG AATTCGTGAAAGAAAGGAATCTGTGACAGTTCTTTTGTGTGGCACAAGTGGGTGTGGCAAGTCTACTTTGTCAGCTTTGCTG GGAAGCAGATTGGGTGTCACAACTGTAATTTCGACTGATTCGATACGCCACATGATGAGGAGCTTTGTGGATGAAAAGCAAAATCCACTTCTTTGGGCTTCAACATATCATGCTGGTGAATGCTTAGATCCAGTGGCGGTTGCTGAAGCAAAGGCTAAACGAAAAGCAAAAAAACATGATGTTGTTTCTCACCCGATGGTTAAAGAGGAATTATCTGATTTTACTTTAAATGAAAAATCTGATGGTCGATCCACAGATCCTGTCTCTGGAACTGAGTTGATTGGCAAAAAGCAAATGGCTATTGAGGGATTCAAAGCACAAAGTGAAATGGTTATCGAaagccttgatcggttgatcaccGCATGGGAAGAGCGAAAAGAATCTGTTGTTGTTGAGGGTGTCCACCTAAGCCTCAATTTTGTG ATGGGACTCATGAAGAAGCATCCTTCAATTATTCCTTTCATGATTTACATTACAAACGAGGACAAACACATGGAACGATTTGCAGTACGTGCAAAATACATGACCCTGGATCCAGCCAAAAATAAGTATGTTAAGTACATCCGCAATATCAGAAAAATTCAGGAGTATCTCTGCAATCGAGCTGACAAGCATCTGGTGCCAAAAATAAATAATACAAATGTTGACCGTAGTGTGGCAGCCATTCATGCGACTGTGTTTGGTTGCCTACGTAGACGAGAGGCAGGAGAGCAGCTGTATGATCCAACTACTAATACAGTTTCTGTAATACATGAAGAGCATAGAAACCAATGTGCTGCTAACTCTCTGAGTTCCAAGGGAATGTTTCAATTGATCCAGAGGAAGGGGTCTTTTAGGCATTTGATGGCGCTTGTTAATACAGATGGATCTGTGGCCAAGGCTTGGCCTGTCGAGTCTGTTGGGCATGGGAAGGCCACATCTGGAAAGGGCATTGAGAAATTTGTGGGAAACCCTATGTATGGCCCCTTGCAGATTGGGAAGGCAGAGCCTGTTAATCTTCAGTTTGGTAATTTTGGGATCAGTGCGTGGCCAAGTGATACTGGGGGTACAAGTCATACAGGAAGCATTGATGACTCGAGGGCTGATGGCACTGATACTGGTAGTAGATATTATTCTTCCTGTTGCAGCTCTCCAAAGATGTCAGATGGACCTGCTAAAGAG cTCAAGGAGGAACAGTCAGTGTCTGGTAGTGAAGAAGAAGCTGATGATCCACCTGATGTGGACAGTGATGAGGACCTAAGTGACAACAAGGAGATCCATGAAGAG ATGGAAGGCTCTGTTGATGAGAACTCAACCAAGTCTGATGAGGAGTATGATGACTTGGCCATGCGAGATGGCCTGGAGAATGGTTACTGGTCGGACGATGATGAGGGCCCAAACAATGAAAGGAAACTAGCAGATGAGAAAAAGAGAACAGTGGACAGCTCGGGAATGAAAGAGAAGTACCAACacaatcttgatctcttcttgaaGATAAGTGAGCATGCCACTGAACCGCCATATTCCTACTCCCTGCTCTCTGAGAAAAGTTCGGACATGAAAATGAGGAAACGTTCGTTGAGTGACTCTTTGAGATTCCAAGGCCGGACGCAAAGCATTTCGGCTGTAGGTGAGTCTGGGTCGATGTACAGGGGGCCGGTCCTTTCAGTAGCACCTCAGAGGTAG